From the genome of Notolabrus celidotus isolate fNotCel1 chromosome 5, fNotCel1.pri, whole genome shotgun sequence, one region includes:
- the cdx1b gene encoding homeobox protein CDX-1b — translation MEKHTYTLFHTPSHTLGGQVEVWTGRQQERERVHTAEPTLPAAQVQEGRGSRLEPQRVEGAPSPANMYVSYLQLDKDPAMYPHQTSVTRHPGLSLSPQNFVPGPPQYSDFAGYHHHHPGLNSDLHPGQQAGPGGGGWSPAYPPPPPARDEWSSHHYAAAAAAAAAGGAPTASHGSVGPTLGFSPPEFPGQPPALLPASLNASAGQLSPGSPQRRNPYDWIRRNSIPPTNPNGKTRTKDKYRVVYTDHQRLELEKEFHYSKYITIRRKAELASALSLSERQVKIWFQNRRAKERKITKKKLQQPASSTTTPNPATGTNGNSGGGGGSSGGLHGNGGSSVGMVTSSSGSNGLVSPSSLPLNIKEEY, via the exons ATGGAgaaacacacgtacacactctttcacacaccctcacacacactcggaGGACAGGTGGAGGTTTGGACAGGtagacagcaggagagagagagagtacacaCAGCGGAGCCCACTTTACCTGCAGCTCAGGTGCAAGAGGGGAGAGGCAGCAGGCTGGAGCCGCAGAGAGTCGAGGGAGCCCCCTCACCTGCAAACATGTACGTCAGTTACCTGCAGCTGGATAAGGACCCCGCCATGTACCCCCACCAGACCTCCGTCACCCGACACCCGGGCCTCAGCCTCAGTCCGCAGAACTTCGTCCCCGGCCCGCCGCAGTACTCAGACTTCGCCGGttatcaccaccaccacccaggCCTCAACAGCGACCTCCACCCGGGGCAGCAGGCCGGGCCGGGCGGCGGCGGCTGGAGCCCGGCATACCCGCCTCCTCCGCCCGCCCGGGATGAGTGGTCCTCGCATCACTACGCTGCTGCTGCCGCGGCCGCCGCAGCCGGGGGGGCTCCTACCGCCTCCCACGGATCAGTGGGTCCCACGCTCGGGTTTAGCCCTCCAGAGTTCCCCGGACAACCACCCGCGCTGTTGCCCGCCTCCCTGAACGCGTCTGCGGGGCAGCTGTCCCCCGGATCCCCGCAGAGGAGGAATCCGTACGACTGGATTCGACGCAACTCCATACCGCCCACCAACCCGA ATGGGAAGACGCGGACCAAAGACAAGTACCGGGTGGTTTACACTGACCACCAGCGGCTGGAGCTGGAGAAGGAGTTTCACTACAGCAAGTACATCACCATCAGGAGGAAGGCGGAGCTCGCCTCAGCGCTCAGCCTATCAGAGAGACAG GTGAAGATCTGGTTTCAAAACCGGCGGGCAAAGGAGCGAAAGATCACCAAGAAGAAGCTCCAGCAGCCGGCTTCTTCCACAACCACGCCAAACCCTGCAACTGGCACCAacggcaacagtggaggaggaggtggtagCAGTGGCGGGCTTCATGGAAATGGGGGTAGCAGTGTGGGCATGGTGACAAGCAGCAGTGGAAGCAACGGGCTGGTTTCACCTTCCTCTCTACCTTTGAACATAAAAGAGGAGTACTAA